One Glycine max cultivar Williams 82 chromosome 4, Glycine_max_v4.0, whole genome shotgun sequence DNA segment encodes these proteins:
- the LOC100805432 gene encoding uncharacterized protein, with the protein MTFVSMFVMIPTYSRLERIICGEDVSPWKKPEVYYGIVTILLVANITMRDRIASRKILGHYHVRHKVASPYHPQTNGKAEISNKELKKILEKTMASSRKDWAAKLNDALWAYETAFKTFIGLSPFQMVYGKACHLLVELEHKAYWALKFLNFDESLSGEKRKLQLLELEEMRLNAYESSKIYKEKMMVYHDQKLIQKTFKPNQQVLLYNSRLRLFPGKLKSKWSRPFIIKEVRPYGVVELLDHASSELERI; encoded by the exons ATGACGTTCGTTTCTATGTTTGTGATGATCCCCACTTATTCAAGATTGGAGCGGATAATCTGTGGAGAAGATGTGTCACCATGGAAGAAGCCAGAAGTATATTATGGCATTGTCACAATTCTCCTTGTGGCCAACATTACAATGAGGGATAGGATAGCTTCTAGG AAGATTCTGGGGCATTATCATGTCAGACATAAGGTGGCTTCACCTTATCATCCTCAGACAAACGGCAAAGCAGAGATTTCTAACAAAGAGCTGAAGAAGATTTTAGAGAAGACTATGGCTTCCTCTAGAAAAGATTGGGCCGCAAAGTTGAATGATGCATTATGGGCCTACGAGACTGCTTTCAAGACTTTCATTGGACTATCACCCTTTCAGATGGTCTATGGAAAAGCCTGTCACTTGCTAGTGGAGCTGGAGCACAAGGCCTACTGGGCCCTCAAGTTCCTTAATTTTGATGAATCCTTGTCCGGTGAGAAGAGGAAGCTGCAACTGCTGGAGTTAGAAGAGATGAGACTCAATGCCTATGAGTCTTCCAAAATTTATAAGGAGAAGATGATGGTGTACCATGATCAAAAGCTGATACAGAAGACCTTTAAGCCCAACCAACAAGTTCTGTTATATAATTCAAGGTTGAGACTCTTCCCAGGTAAACTCAAATCTAAATGGTCTAGGCCTTTCATAATCAAAGAAGTAAGGCCTTATGGAGTAGTGGAGCTGTTGGATCATGCCTCAAGTGAGCTTGAGAGAATCTGA